The following are encoded together in the Actinoplanes sp. N902-109 genome:
- a CDS encoding Uma2 family endonuclease, with translation MTAEVVSPGTKRRDRMEKPVEYAAAGIPHFWRIEQNPLHVFAYDLVDGHYEPAADADENAELVLTAPFEVKLPVRDIAP, from the coding sequence ATGACGGCAGAGGTGGTCTCTCCCGGCACCAAGCGGCGCGACCGGATGGAGAAACCGGTCGAGTACGCCGCTGCCGGCATCCCGCACTTCTGGCGGATCGAGCAGAACCCGCTGCATGTCTTCGCCTACGACCTGGTGGACGGGCACTACGAGCCGGCGGCCGATGCTGACGAGAACGCTGAGCTCGTGCTGACCGCGCCGTTCGAGGTCAAGCTGCCCGTGCGGGACATCGCTCCGTGA
- a CDS encoding ABC-F family ATP-binding cassette domain-containing protein has translation MANIVNLDRVNKGYGAAGQLLTDVSLGLDDDARVGIVGLNGAGKSTLLRMLAKLEEPDSGRVTHRRDLRVAALPQNLLLAGEATVRDVVLGTAWLAEGMGAEHEWAGDAGVREILDGLGMGHLGLETPVGPMSGGERRRVALAALLVRESDLLILDEPTNHLDVAGVDWLARYLLGRRGALVVVTHDRWFLDAVCTATWEVVDQQVHAYEGGYAAWILSRAERQRVAAAVEARRQNLLRKEIAWLRRGPPARTSKPQFRIDAANALIADVPPVRDTVSLQRLATTRLGKQVYDLENITLHAGTKPILAELTWQVGPGDRIAILGANGAGKTTLLRLLAGVTTPDGGRLVTGSTVRPAFLSQELRELPGQLRLLEAVEEVAKRVKLGDRELSAGQLAEVFGFTDKRIWTPVSDLSGGERRRLQLLRLLATEPNVLLLDEPTNDLDTDTLASLEDLLDSWPGTMVVASHDRYLVERVTDTAYGMFGDGRLVHLPGGIDEYLARAASTSAAPAVFAPAAAQAKASTMSAADVRAAKKDLARLERQLSKLEDKIVKINESLAVHGADYDKIIELDAQLKAVQAERAEVEEAWLELAEQVPEG, from the coding sequence GTGGCCAACATCGTCAATCTGGACCGGGTCAACAAGGGCTACGGCGCCGCCGGTCAGCTGCTCACCGACGTCTCTCTCGGGCTGGACGACGACGCCCGGGTGGGCATCGTCGGTCTCAACGGAGCGGGCAAGTCCACCCTGCTGCGGATGCTCGCCAAGCTGGAGGAGCCGGACTCCGGCCGGGTGACGCACCGGCGGGATCTGCGCGTCGCCGCCCTGCCGCAAAACCTGCTGCTCGCCGGCGAGGCGACCGTGCGTGACGTCGTGCTGGGCACCGCGTGGCTCGCCGAGGGCATGGGCGCCGAGCACGAGTGGGCCGGCGACGCGGGCGTACGGGAAATTCTCGATGGTCTCGGCATGGGGCACCTGGGTCTGGAGACGCCGGTCGGGCCGATGTCCGGTGGTGAGCGTCGCCGGGTGGCGCTGGCCGCCCTGCTCGTGCGCGAGTCCGATCTGCTGATCCTCGACGAGCCCACCAACCACCTCGACGTCGCCGGGGTCGACTGGCTGGCCCGCTACCTGCTCGGCCGGCGCGGGGCGCTTGTGGTGGTCACCCACGACCGCTGGTTCCTCGACGCCGTCTGCACGGCCACTTGGGAGGTCGTCGACCAGCAGGTGCACGCGTACGAAGGCGGTTATGCGGCCTGGATCCTCTCCCGGGCCGAACGCCAGCGCGTCGCCGCGGCCGTCGAGGCCCGGCGGCAGAACCTGCTGCGCAAGGAGATCGCCTGGCTGCGCCGCGGCCCACCGGCGCGCACCTCCAAGCCGCAGTTCCGCATCGACGCGGCCAACGCGCTCATCGCCGACGTGCCGCCGGTGCGCGACACCGTCAGCCTGCAGCGGCTCGCCACCACCCGGCTCGGCAAGCAGGTCTACGACCTGGAGAACATCACGCTGCACGCGGGCACCAAGCCGATCCTCGCTGAGCTGACCTGGCAGGTCGGCCCGGGTGACCGCATCGCGATCCTGGGGGCCAACGGCGCGGGCAAGACCACGCTGCTGCGGCTGCTCGCCGGCGTCACCACGCCGGACGGCGGCCGGCTGGTCACCGGCTCGACCGTGCGCCCGGCCTTCCTGTCCCAGGAGCTCAGGGAGTTGCCGGGGCAGCTGCGCCTGCTGGAAGCGGTCGAGGAGGTCGCCAAGCGGGTCAAGCTCGGCGACCGGGAGTTGTCGGCGGGCCAGCTCGCCGAGGTGTTCGGCTTCACCGACAAGCGCATCTGGACCCCGGTCAGCGACCTGTCCGGTGGCGAGCGCCGCCGGTTGCAGCTGCTCCGGCTGCTCGCCACCGAGCCCAACGTGCTGCTGCTCGACGAGCCGACCAACGACCTGGACACCGACACGCTCGCGTCGCTGGAGGACCTGCTCGACTCGTGGCCGGGCACGATGGTGGTCGCCAGCCACGACCGTTACCTGGTCGAGCGGGTGACCGACACGGCGTACGGCATGTTCGGTGACGGCCGGCTGGTGCACCTGCCGGGCGGCATCGACGAGTATCTCGCGCGTGCGGCTTCCACCTCCGCTGCTCCCGCTGTGTTCGCCCCGGCGGCTGCGCAGGCCAAGGCGAGCACCATGTCGGCCGCTGACGTGCGCGCCGCGAAGAAGGACCTCGCCCGGCTGGAACGCCAGCTCAGCAAGCTCGAGGACAAGATCGTCAAGATCAACGAGAGCCTGGCCGTGCACGGCGCCGACTACGACAAGATCATCGAGTTGGACGCCCAGCTCAAGGCCGTCCAGGCGGAACGCGCCGAGGTCGAGGAGGCGTGGCTCGAGCTGGCCGAGCAGGTCCCCGAGGGCTGA
- a CDS encoding TatD family hydrolase, whose protein sequence is MAAMNTDRTSSDARRRGEFPPAPEPLAVPVVDSHTHLDITVHEAGSLTEGPDPVDALVDAAAKSGVDRLVQVGVDVPSSRWGAELADRHPAVLATVALHPNEAPRLGDLDEALREIETLAALPRVRGLGETGLDTFRTDESGRTAQEQSFRTHIAIAKRFAKPLIIHDRDAHRDVLRILDEEGAPDIVVLHCFSGDAEFAAECVRRDYLLSFAGTVTFRNAGNLREAAALTPPSQLLVETDAPYLTPVPYRGRPNASYLIPVTVRALAETTGQDLDTLCAAIAGNGERVFGPWR, encoded by the coding sequence TTGGCGGCGATGAACACTGATCGCACCTCGTCCGACGCCCGCCGGCGCGGCGAGTTCCCGCCCGCCCCCGAACCGCTCGCCGTGCCGGTGGTCGACAGCCACACCCACCTCGACATCACCGTCCACGAGGCCGGCTCGCTCACCGAGGGGCCCGATCCGGTGGACGCGCTCGTCGACGCCGCCGCCAAGTCCGGGGTGGACCGGCTCGTGCAGGTCGGCGTCGACGTGCCGTCCTCGCGCTGGGGGGCCGAACTGGCCGATCGGCACCCCGCCGTGCTGGCGACGGTCGCGCTGCACCCCAACGAGGCGCCCCGGCTCGGCGACCTCGACGAAGCCCTGCGCGAGATCGAGACCCTCGCCGCCCTGCCGCGGGTGCGGGGACTCGGCGAGACCGGGCTCGACACCTTCCGTACGGACGAAAGCGGCCGGACCGCCCAGGAGCAGAGCTTCCGCACCCACATCGCCATCGCGAAGCGGTTCGCCAAGCCCTTGATCATCCATGACCGCGACGCCCACCGGGACGTGCTGCGCATCCTCGACGAGGAAGGCGCCCCGGACATCGTGGTGCTGCACTGCTTCTCCGGCGACGCCGAGTTCGCGGCCGAGTGCGTGCGCCGTGACTACCTGCTGAGCTTCGCCGGCACGGTGACCTTCCGCAACGCCGGCAACCTGCGCGAGGCGGCGGCGTTGACCCCGCCGTCGCAGCTGCTGGTGGAGACCGACGCGCCGTATCTGACGCCGGTGCCGTACCGCGGCCGGCCCAACGCGTCCTACCTGATCCCGGTCACCGTGCGGGCGCTGGCCGAGACCACCGGCCAGGATCTCGACACCCTGTGCGCGGCGATCGCCGGCAACGGCGAACGGGTCTTCGGCCCCTGGCGCTAA
- a CDS encoding TetR/AcrR family transcriptional regulator: MRVSDHSNSRERTSGRRARPATPAATTSRVRMSAAQRREQLIAIGRQLFAERGYDATSVEEVAARAKVSKPVIYEHFGGKEGLYAVVVDREVRALLERIAAALTAGHPRELLEQAALALLDYIEEEPHGFRVLVRESPVLQSAGNFSSVMNDVAHQVEHILGDELKARSLDPKFAELYSQALVGMVALSGQWWREARKPKKEMVAAHLVNLAWNGLSHLEAKPTLTTRTVR, encoded by the coding sequence ATGCGGGTGAGTGACCACAGCAACTCCCGCGAGCGGACCAGCGGCCGCCGAGCCCGCCCCGCCACGCCGGCGGCCACCACGTCGCGCGTCCGGATGTCCGCGGCGCAGCGGCGCGAACAGCTGATCGCGATCGGCCGGCAGCTGTTCGCCGAGCGGGGCTACGACGCGACGTCGGTGGAGGAGGTGGCAGCGCGGGCTAAGGTCTCGAAGCCGGTGATCTATGAGCACTTCGGCGGCAAGGAGGGCCTGTACGCCGTTGTGGTGGACCGGGAGGTGCGCGCGCTGCTCGAGCGCATCGCCGCCGCGCTGACCGCCGGGCATCCGAGGGAGCTGCTGGAGCAGGCCGCGCTGGCGTTGCTGGACTACATCGAGGAGGAGCCGCACGGGTTCCGGGTGCTGGTCCGCGAGTCACCGGTGCTGCAGTCGGCGGGCAATTTCTCCAGCGTCATGAACGACGTGGCGCACCAGGTGGAGCACATCCTCGGGGACGAGTTGAAGGCGCGCAGCCTGGACCCGAAGTTCGCCGAGCTGTACTCGCAGGCGCTGGTCGGCATGGTGGCGCTGTCGGGTCAGTGGTGGCGGGAGGCGCGCAAGCCGAAGAAGGAGATGGTGGCGGCGCACCTGGTGAACTTGGCCTGGAACGGGTTGTCGCACCTGGAGGCCAAGCCCACCCTGACGACCCGTACGGTGCGCTGA
- a CDS encoding DUF4383 domain-containing protein: MAHYPLNHHLRTPYRLLAGVAGLYLTLAGILGIAVSSGDDFFGRVAGDWALGLRFNPAGAWVTTLLGVAVLVAAARGGNAHHRANVILGWALIGVAMVMLAVIQTDANILDFSMVNVIVVTLIGLAVLTAGLYGKVGSEGAEHTEQDQTRAAV, encoded by the coding sequence ATGGCTCACTACCCCCTCAACCACCACCTCCGTACGCCGTACCGCCTCCTCGCCGGAGTTGCCGGTCTCTACCTCACCCTCGCCGGGATCCTCGGCATCGCCGTGTCCTCAGGCGACGACTTCTTCGGCCGCGTGGCCGGTGACTGGGCGCTCGGCCTCCGCTTCAACCCGGCCGGCGCCTGGGTGACCACCCTGCTCGGGGTCGCCGTGCTGGTCGCTGCGGCCCGTGGCGGCAACGCCCACCACCGCGCCAACGTCATCCTCGGCTGGGCGCTGATCGGCGTCGCCATGGTGATGCTCGCGGTCATCCAGACCGACGCGAACATCCTCGACTTCTCCATGGTGAACGTCATCGTCGTCACCCTGATCGGCCTGGCGGTCCTCACCGCCGGCCTCTACGGCAAGGTCGGTTCCGAGGGCGCCGAGCACACCGAGCAGGACCAGACCCGCGCGGCCGTCTGA
- the rsmI gene encoding 16S rRNA (cytidine(1402)-2'-O)-methyltransferase, which yields MTESGTGRVVLVGAPLGNIGDASARLREVLAGADVVAAEDTRRLTRLARDLDVHVAGRIVSYFEGNEERRTPDLVTALQGGAVVAVVTDGGMPSVSDPGYRLVRAALDAGFPVTAAPGPSAVTTALALSGLPSDRFCFEGFLPRTGSGRRSRLRELAAEPRTLVFFEAPHRIAGALRDFAAVFGADRAAAVCRELTKTYEEIRRGPLGELAGWAEQSEPRGEITVVVAGAPAGPAERPADEDLRAAVAEREAAGATRRDAIQAVADEFGLRKREVYTLVHAAQ from the coding sequence GTGACGGAGAGCGGTACGGGCCGGGTCGTGCTGGTCGGCGCGCCGCTGGGCAACATCGGTGACGCCTCGGCCCGGCTGCGCGAGGTGCTGGCCGGCGCGGACGTGGTCGCGGCCGAGGACACCCGCCGGTTGACCCGGCTCGCCCGGGACCTGGACGTGCACGTCGCCGGGCGCATCGTGTCGTACTTCGAGGGCAACGAGGAGCGCCGCACCCCCGACCTGGTGACGGCGCTGCAGGGCGGTGCGGTCGTCGCGGTGGTCACCGACGGTGGCATGCCGAGCGTGTCCGACCCCGGCTACCGGCTGGTGCGAGCCGCGCTGGACGCCGGTTTCCCGGTCACCGCCGCCCCCGGCCCGAGCGCCGTGACCACCGCGCTGGCACTGTCCGGTCTGCCCAGCGACCGGTTCTGCTTCGAGGGTTTCCTGCCGCGCACCGGGTCCGGCCGCCGCTCGCGGCTGCGGGAGCTGGCCGCCGAGCCGCGCACGCTGGTCTTCTTCGAGGCGCCGCACCGGATCGCCGGGGCGCTGCGGGACTTCGCCGCGGTGTTCGGTGCGGACCGGGCCGCCGCGGTGTGCCGCGAGCTCACCAAGACGTACGAGGAGATCCGCCGTGGCCCGCTCGGTGAGCTGGCCGGGTGGGCCGAGCAGAGCGAACCGCGCGGCGAGATCACCGTGGTGGTGGCCGGGGCGCCGGCCGGGCCTGCCGAGCGGCCCGCCGACGAGGACCTGCGCGCGGCGGTCGCCGAGCGGGAGGCCGCCGGTGCCACCCGGCGCGACGCGATCCAGGCCGTGGCCGACGAGTTCGGTCTGCGCAAACGCGAGGTCTACACGCTGGTGCACGCGGCTCAATAG
- the metG gene encoding methionine--tRNA ligase — translation MSHVLAAVAWPYANGPRHIGHVSGFGVPSDVFSRYMRMAGHDVLMVSGTDEHGTPIQVQADAEGVTARELADRYNRVIVEDLHGLGLSYDLFTRTTTRNHYAVVQELFTGLHDNGYIIAKTTLGAISPSTGRTLPDRYIEGTCPICGYAGARGDQCDNCGNQLDPEQLINPRSRINGEVPEFVETEHFFLDLPAFAEALGKWLDAREGWRPNVLKFSKNLLEDLQPRAITRDLEWGVPIPLDGWRDRSDKRIYVWFDAVIGYLSASIEWARRSGDPDAWRRWWQEPDSLGYYFMGKDNIVFHSVIWPALLLGYSGEGDKGGKPGSLGALNLPTEVVSSEYLTMEGRKFSSSRRVVIYVRDFLERYDADALRYFIAAAGPESNDTDFTWAEFVRRNNDELVAGWGNLVNRSVSMAAKNFGAIPPAVELTAEDQALLAVARAGFGTVGELIGKHRQKAAIGEAMRVVAEANKYLSEQAPWKLKDEASKPRMGTILHVALQVVSDANTLLTPFLPHSAQKVFELLGGTGVHAPMPSIVEVEDLDGGPAYPVLTGDYTGGTRWESVPLVAGTPLATPKPVFRKLDPAVIEEELARLGS, via the coding sequence ATGAGTCACGTTCTCGCCGCGGTCGCCTGGCCCTATGCCAACGGTCCGCGCCACATCGGCCATGTCTCCGGCTTCGGGGTGCCCTCCGACGTTTTCAGCCGTTACATGCGAATGGCCGGTCACGACGTGCTCATGGTCTCGGGCACCGACGAGCACGGCACCCCGATCCAGGTCCAGGCCGATGCCGAGGGGGTCACCGCCCGCGAGCTGGCCGACCGCTACAACCGCGTGATCGTCGAGGACCTGCACGGGCTCGGCCTGTCCTACGACCTGTTCACCCGCACCACCACGCGCAACCACTACGCCGTCGTGCAGGAGCTGTTCACCGGCCTGCACGACAACGGCTACATCATCGCCAAGACCACGCTGGGCGCGATCTCGCCGTCGACCGGGCGCACCCTGCCCGACCGCTACATCGAGGGCACCTGCCCGATCTGCGGTTATGCCGGCGCCCGCGGCGACCAGTGCGACAACTGCGGCAACCAGCTCGACCCCGAGCAGCTGATCAACCCGCGCTCGCGGATCAACGGCGAGGTGCCGGAGTTCGTCGAGACCGAGCACTTCTTCCTCGACCTGCCGGCCTTCGCCGAGGCGCTCGGCAAGTGGCTCGACGCCCGCGAGGGCTGGCGGCCCAACGTGCTCAAGTTCTCCAAGAACCTGCTGGAGGACCTCCAGCCCCGGGCGATCACCCGGGACCTCGAGTGGGGCGTGCCGATCCCGCTCGACGGCTGGCGCGACCGCTCGGACAAGCGCATCTACGTCTGGTTCGACGCGGTCATCGGCTATCTGTCGGCCTCCATCGAATGGGCCCGCCGGTCCGGCGACCCGGACGCCTGGCGCCGCTGGTGGCAGGAGCCGGATTCGCTCGGCTACTACTTCATGGGCAAGGACAACATCGTCTTCCACTCGGTGATCTGGCCGGCGCTGCTGCTGGGCTACTCGGGCGAGGGTGACAAGGGAGGCAAGCCGGGCTCGCTCGGCGCGCTCAACCTCCCCACCGAGGTGGTCTCCAGTGAGTACCTGACGATGGAGGGACGCAAGTTCTCCTCGTCGCGGCGGGTCGTCATCTACGTCCGTGACTTCCTCGAGCGCTACGACGCCGACGCGCTGCGCTACTTCATCGCCGCGGCCGGTCCGGAGTCGAACGACACCGACTTCACCTGGGCGGAGTTCGTCCGGCGCAACAACGACGAGCTGGTCGCCGGCTGGGGCAACCTGGTCAACCGCTCGGTCTCCATGGCGGCCAAGAACTTCGGGGCGATCCCGCCGGCCGTCGAGCTGACCGCCGAGGACCAGGCGCTGCTCGCGGTGGCCCGGGCCGGGTTCGGCACGGTGGGCGAGCTGATCGGCAAGCACCGGCAGAAGGCGGCGATCGGCGAGGCCATGCGGGTGGTCGCCGAGGCCAACAAATACCTTTCCGAGCAGGCGCCGTGGAAGCTCAAGGACGAGGCGTCCAAGCCCCGCATGGGCACGATCCTGCACGTCGCCCTGCAGGTGGTCAGCGATGCGAACACGCTGCTGACCCCGTTCCTGCCGCACTCGGCGCAGAAGGTGTTCGAGCTGCTCGGCGGCACCGGCGTACATGCTCCGATGCCGTCGATCGTGGAGGTCGAGGATCTGGATGGCGGTCCGGCCTACCCGGTGCTGACCGGTGACTACACCGGCGGCACCCGGTGGGAGTCGGTGCCGCTGGTGGCCGGCACGCCGCTGGCGACGCCCAAGCCGGTGTTCCGCAAGCTCGACCCCGCGGTGATCGAGGAGGAGCTGGCCCGCCTCGGCTCCTGA
- a CDS encoding DUF4383 domain-containing protein, translating to MAHTPVNHPLRPIYRALSALCGLYLIVFGVVGIIVTAGDGLFGDAGDKVLGQQANLFWSIISLLIGAIVVIAAVIGRNSDVEVDKYFGWGLVAIGSYELAVSRTDANFLDFSIATVIVTYLVGLILITAGLYSKVAPETHAGAPRQVREREARA from the coding sequence ATGGCGCACACCCCGGTCAATCACCCGCTGCGGCCGATCTACCGCGCCCTCAGCGCGCTCTGCGGGCTGTACCTGATCGTCTTCGGCGTCGTGGGCATCATCGTGACCGCCGGTGACGGCCTGTTCGGCGACGCGGGCGACAAGGTGCTGGGCCAGCAGGCCAACCTGTTCTGGTCGATCATCTCGTTGCTGATCGGCGCGATCGTGGTGATCGCCGCCGTGATCGGGCGCAACTCCGACGTCGAGGTCGACAAGTACTTCGGCTGGGGCCTCGTCGCGATCGGCAGCTACGAGCTCGCGGTCTCCCGCACCGACGCCAACTTCCTCGACTTCAGCATCGCCACGGTGATCGTCACCTACCTGGTCGGGCTCATCCTCATCACGGCCGGGCTCTACAGCAAGGTCGCCCCGGAGACGCACGCCGGCGCGCCCCGGCAGGTGCGGGAGCGCGAGGCGCGGGCCTGA
- a CDS encoding 4-(cytidine 5'-diphospho)-2-C-methyl-D-erythritol kinase yields the protein MTEAWGPDDDKPRRYSGPVRVRVPAKINLHLGVGALRPDGFHELNTVYHAISLFDELTARPGDTLTLTMEGEGTGELALDESNLIIRAARALAQKARVPAYARLHLRKSIPLAGGLAGGSADAAATLLACDLLWGTGYAKEELADIGAELGSDVPFLLHGGTALGTGHGEAVSPVLARPTTWHWVVAIADGGLSTPAVYRELDRLRDGSWSPAPLASPDHLMAALRQRKPAVLGEALANDLQPAAVSLRPALGDVLRAGHAAGAVAGIVSGSGPTCVFLANDAGHAEKVAAELEASGVCRAAVAARGPMPGARVV from the coding sequence GTGACGGAGGCGTGGGGGCCGGACGACGACAAGCCGCGCCGGTACTCCGGGCCGGTGCGGGTCCGGGTGCCCGCCAAGATCAATCTGCACCTGGGGGTCGGTGCGCTGCGGCCCGACGGGTTCCACGAGCTGAACACCGTCTATCACGCGATCAGCCTGTTCGACGAGCTGACCGCCCGGCCCGGGGACACGCTCACGCTCACCATGGAGGGTGAGGGCACCGGCGAGCTCGCCCTGGACGAGAGCAACCTGATCATCCGGGCCGCCCGGGCGCTGGCGCAGAAGGCGCGGGTCCCCGCCTATGCCCGGCTGCACCTGCGCAAATCCATCCCGCTGGCCGGGGGTCTGGCCGGCGGCAGTGCGGATGCCGCCGCCACGCTGCTGGCCTGCGATCTGTTGTGGGGCACCGGCTACGCCAAGGAGGAGCTGGCCGACATCGGCGCCGAGCTGGGTTCTGACGTGCCGTTCCTGCTGCACGGCGGCACCGCGCTGGGCACCGGGCACGGCGAGGCGGTCAGCCCGGTCCTCGCCCGGCCGACCACCTGGCACTGGGTGGTCGCCATCGCCGACGGCGGGCTGTCCACCCCGGCGGTCTACCGCGAGCTCGACCGGCTGCGGGACGGCAGCTGGTCACCGGCCCCGCTGGCGAGCCCGGACCACCTGATGGCCGCGTTGCGCCAGCGCAAGCCCGCGGTGCTCGGCGAGGCCCTGGCCAACGACCTGCAACCGGCCGCGGTCTCGTTGCGCCCGGCGCTGGGCGACGTGCTGCGGGCCGGTCATGCCGCCGGCGCGGTGGCCGGCATCGTCTCCGGCTCCGGTCCCACCTGCGTGTTCCTGGCCAACGACGCCGGACACGCCGAGAAGGTGGCCGCCGAGTTGGAGGCGTCCGGGGTGTGCCGGGCCGCGGTCGCGGCCCGCGGGCCGATGCCCGGCGCCCGGGTGGTCTGA
- the rsmA gene encoding 16S rRNA (adenine(1518)-N(6)/adenine(1519)-N(6))-dimethyltransferase RsmA, which produces MADALLGPAEIRDLAARLGVAPTKKLGQNFVHDPNTVRRIVAAAGLTADDVALEVGPGLGSLTLALLGTAAHVHAVEIDPVLAAALPATVAERADPAKLTVHPADALKVGAQLFTPAPTMLVANLPYNVAVPVVLHLLSELPTLRGGLVMVQKEVADRLVAGPGSKVYGVPSVKLAWYAQARAAGRVPPAVFWPVPNVDSGLVAFTRRDPVAEVPRTDVFRVVDAAFAQRRKTLRAALAGWAGGADAAERILVAAGISPQARGEALTVGQFAAIAAAAPALGHGGKLSPSGSDHEEVSP; this is translated from the coding sequence ATGGCTGACGCACTCCTCGGCCCGGCGGAGATCCGGGACCTCGCCGCACGCCTCGGCGTCGCGCCGACGAAGAAGCTCGGCCAGAACTTCGTGCACGATCCCAACACCGTGCGACGCATCGTGGCCGCCGCCGGCCTGACCGCCGACGACGTGGCGCTGGAGGTCGGCCCCGGCCTCGGCTCGCTCACCCTGGCCCTGCTCGGCACGGCCGCCCACGTGCACGCCGTCGAGATCGACCCGGTGCTCGCCGCGGCCCTGCCGGCGACCGTCGCCGAGCGTGCCGACCCCGCGAAACTCACGGTGCATCCCGCCGACGCTCTCAAGGTCGGCGCGCAGCTGTTCACCCCGGCGCCGACCATGCTGGTGGCCAACCTGCCCTACAACGTGGCCGTCCCGGTCGTGCTGCACCTGCTCAGCGAGCTGCCCACGCTGCGCGGCGGGCTGGTCATGGTGCAGAAGGAGGTCGCCGACCGGCTGGTGGCCGGGCCCGGTTCGAAGGTGTACGGCGTGCCGTCGGTCAAGCTGGCCTGGTACGCCCAGGCCCGAGCCGCGGGCCGGGTGCCCCCGGCGGTGTTCTGGCCGGTCCCCAACGTCGACTCCGGCCTGGTTGCCTTCACCCGCCGCGACCCGGTCGCCGAGGTGCCCCGCACCGATGTCTTCCGGGTGGTCGATGCCGCCTTCGCCCAGCGCCGCAAGACCCTGCGCGCGGCCCTGGCCGGCTGGGCCGGTGGCGCCGACGCGGCCGAGCGGATCCTGGTCGCCGCGGGCATCAGCCCGCAGGCCCGGGGTGAGGCGCTGACCGTCGGGCAGTTCGCGGCCATCGCGGCGGCGGCACCCGCCTTGGGCCACGGCGGTAAGCTCAGCCCGTCCGGCAGCGACCACGAGGAGGTGTCCCCATGA
- a CDS encoding PKD domain-containing protein, with product MNVRLTKPMLAVVVGALLAGGTGVAPAFADTGRGSVADAAAALEDDPAGTPTPEPTPSDTTVTPEPTDTTVTPEPSGTTVTPEPTDTTVTPEPSGTTVTPEPTDTTGTPEPTGSTTPEPSPSTTPPPAPDKTAPKGAFSVNTTSLWVGQKVTFTQGAVSDDRSAGAQITRTVSWGDGTTSTLKATSQPAIAKQYTKNGKFTITLTVKDAAGNVGKATKVINVTTPGKWKLDKYNLWSGQKLKVTLSGVPAGTTRISFNWGDGYIDEIKPKNQSFTGYYYHRRNGGLMKGRITLRATFYNKYGATSAIYAGVVNVKTDSWKPVVKVKKPGSSNRLKSWKTVTGTVTDKGSGVPYVYVFVSRISGSKVYCYTPQKKWKRVYSDDEYNNCLPISVKPAKGKWSVKVNGLQKGTIYVDALAIDWSDHQSKWSSVKAKITKS from the coding sequence TTGAACGTACGCCTCACCAAGCCGATGCTGGCCGTCGTCGTCGGCGCGCTGCTCGCCGGTGGCACCGGTGTCGCACCCGCCTTCGCTGACACCGGCCGCGGCTCGGTTGCCGATGCCGCCGCGGCGCTGGAAGACGACCCGGCCGGCACGCCCACCCCGGAACCCACCCCCTCCGACACCACCGTGACGCCGGAGCCGACGGACACGACGGTGACGCCGGAGCCCTCCGGCACCACGGTGACGCCGGAGCCGACGGACACGACGGTGACGCCGGAACCCTCCGGCACCACGGTGACCCCGGAGCCCACCGACACCACCGGAACGCCCGAGCCGACCGGCAGCACGACGCCGGAGCCCTCGCCCAGCACCACCCCGCCGCCCGCGCCGGACAAGACCGCCCCCAAGGGCGCGTTCTCGGTCAACACGACGTCGCTGTGGGTCGGCCAGAAGGTCACCTTCACCCAGGGCGCGGTGTCCGACGACCGCAGCGCCGGTGCTCAGATCACCCGCACGGTGAGCTGGGGTGACGGCACGACCAGCACGCTCAAGGCGACCAGCCAGCCGGCGATCGCCAAGCAGTACACCAAGAACGGCAAGTTCACGATCACGCTGACCGTGAAGGACGCCGCCGGCAACGTCGGCAAGGCGACCAAGGTCATCAACGTGACCACGCCGGGCAAGTGGAAGCTGGACAAGTACAACCTGTGGTCCGGCCAGAAGCTCAAGGTCACCCTGAGCGGCGTGCCGGCCGGCACCACCCGGATCTCGTTCAACTGGGGCGACGGCTACATCGACGAGATCAAGCCGAAGAACCAGTCGTTCACCGGCTACTACTACCACCGCAGGAACGGCGGCCTGATGAAGGGCCGGATCACCCTGCGGGCCACGTTCTACAACAAGTACGGCGCCACCTCGGCCATCTACGCCGGCGTGGTCAACGTGAAGACCGACTCGTGGAAGCCGGTCGTCAAGGTCAAGAAGCCGGGCAGCTCCAACCGGCTCAAGTCCTGGAAGACCGTGACCGGCACGGTGACCGACAAGGGCTCCGGCGTGCCGTACGTGTACGTGTTCGTCAGCCGCATCTCGGGCAGCAAGGTCTACTGCTACACCCCGCAGAAGAAGTGGAAGCGGGTCTACAGCGACGACGAGTACAACAACTGCCTGCCGATCTCGGTCAAACCGGCCAAGGGCAAGTGGTCCGTCAAGGTGAACGGCCTGCAGAAGGGCACCATCTACGTCGACGCCCTCGCCATCGACTGGTCCGACCACCAGAGCAAGTGGTCGTCCGTCAAGGCCAAGATCACCAAGAGCTGA